The following nucleotide sequence is from Deinococcus radiotolerans.
GTATCAGGTGAATCACACGACGGGAACGTACCTGGTGGACCGGGAAGGCCGCCGCCGCGTGGTGTGGGATTACTACCAGTTGACCACCAACCCGCAGCGGGTGGCGCAGGACGTGCAGGCGGTCATGGACTGACCGCAGGGGCGGCCCGGTACACTTCAGGGATGGCCGCCGTGCATCCCGCTGAAGACACCTGTGAAACGAGTTGCGTGCATCCGGACGCGGTCGCCACGGCCCGGGCTGCCCTGCCCGACGAGCCCTGCGTTGAGCGCGCCACGACCTTCCTGAAACTGGTGGGGGATCCCACCCGGCTGAAGATCCTGAGCGCCCTGAGCAGCAGTGAACTGTGCGTGTGTGACCTGGCCGCCGTGATCGGACTGAGTGAAAGTGCCACCAGTCACCAGTTGCGGCTGCTGCGCACGGGCCGGGTCGTGACGTCCCGGAAGGAGGGCCGCGTGGTGTACTACCGCCTCCTGGATCATCACGTCACGACCCTGATCGCCAACGCCCTCGATCATGCCCGTGAGTAACGGCCTGCGGTGGGGCGCGGCCGCCCTGGTGACGGCGCTGGGGTTGGCCGCGCTGACCGTC
It contains:
- a CDS encoding ArsR/SmtB family transcription factor; its protein translation is MAAVHPAEDTCETSCVHPDAVATARAALPDEPCVERATTFLKLVGDPTRLKILSALSSSELCVCDLAAVIGLSESATSHQLRLLRTGRVVTSRKEGRVVYYRLLDHHVTTLIANALDHARE